A stretch of Plodia interpunctella isolate USDA-ARS_2022_Savannah chromosome 15, ilPloInte3.2, whole genome shotgun sequence DNA encodes these proteins:
- the LOC128676027 gene encoding uncharacterized protein LOC128676027: MIPMERILVVLVVSLPFIYGDECISYNFEEDFEVFDPTLGNVCSVTNNNWILIPYSSVSIPRPDPRSELYITSIAPSSCVSSFFFDVENGGVVEVSVYMIFNDFLTIGIYNEANQLVVSWTSFDNAINVNSWETIRLTLNTQVVGTFRGYLSIFATVTVSETIFIDAFRYIPPSLDENDIECPIYEDDVQTTEAVTDESTTEAVTDESTTEAVTDESTTEAVTDESTTEAVTDESTTEAVTEESTTEAVTDESTTEAVTDESTTEAVTDESTTEAVTDESTTEAVTDESTTEAVTDESTTEAVTDESTTEAVTDESTTEAVTDESTTEAVTDESTTEAVTDESTTETVTDESTTEAVTDESTTEAVTDESTTEAVTEESTTEAVTEDSTTEAVTDESTTEAVTDVSTTEAVTEESTTEAVTEESTTEAVTDESSTEAVTDESTTEAVTDESTTEAVTEESTTEAVTDESTTEAVTDKGTTEAVTDESTTEAVTEESTTESVTDESTTEAVTEESTTEAVTEESTTEAVTDESTTDAVTDESTTEAVTDESTTEAVTDESTTEAVTDESTTEAVTDENTTEAVTDESTTETVTDESTTEAVTDESTTEAVTDESTTEAVTEESTTEAVTEESTTEAVTDESTTEAVTDMSTTEAVTEESTTEAVTEESTTEAVPDESSTEAVTDESTTEAVTDESTTEAVTDESTTEAVTDESTTEAVTDESTTEAVTDESTTEAVTDESPTEAVTDESTTEAVTDESTTEAVTDESTTEAVTEESTTEAVTEENTTEAVTDESTTEAVTDESTTEAVTEESTTEAVTEESTTEAVTDESTTEAVTDESTTEAVTDESTTEAVTDETTTEAVTDESTTEAVTDERTTEAVTDEITTEAVTDESTTEAVTDESTTEAVTDESTTEAVTDESTTEAVTDERTTEAVTDETTTEAVTDESTTEAVTDESTTEAVTDESTTEAVTDESTTEAVTDESTTEAVTDESTTEAVTEENTTEAVTDESTTEAVTDESTTEAVTEESTTEAVTDESTTEAVTDESTTEAVTDESTTEAVTDESTTEAVTDESTTEAVTDESTTEAVTDESTTEATDESTTEAVTDESTTEAVTDESTTEAVTDESPTEAVTDESTTEAVTDESTTEAVTDESTTEAVTEESTTEAVTEENTTEAVTDESTTEAMTDESTTEAVTEESTTEAVTEESTTEAVTDESTTEAVTDESTTEAVTDESTTEAVTDETTTEAVTDESTTEAVTDERTTEAVTDEITTEAVTDESTTEAVTDESTTEAVTDESTTEAVTDESTTEAVTDESTTEAVTDDSTTEAVTDESTTEAVTDESTTEAVTDESTTEAVTDESTTEAVTDESTTEAVTDESTTEAVTDESTTEAVTEESTTEAVTDESTTEAVTDESTTEAVTDESTTEAVTDESTTEADTDESTTEAVTDESTTEAVTDESTTEAVTDESTTEAVTDESTTEAVTEENTTEAVTDESTTEAVTDESTTEAVTEESTTEAVTDESTTEAVTDESTTEAVTDESTTEAVTDESTTEAVTDESTTEAVTDESTTEAVTDESTTEAVTDESPTEAVTDESTTEAVTDESTTEAVTEESTTEAVTEENTTEAVTDESTTEAVTDESTTEAVTEESTTEAVTEESTTEAVTDESTTEAVTDESTTEAVTDESTTEAVTDDTTTEAVTDESTTEAVTDERTTEAVTDEITTEAVTDESTTEAVTDESTTEAVTDESTTEAVTDESTTEAVTDESTTEAVTDESTTEAVTDESTTEAVTDESTTEAVTDESTTESVTDESTTEAVTDESTTEAVTDESTTEAVTDESTTEAVTDESTTEAVTDKSTTEAVTDESTTEAVTDESTTEAVTDESTTEAVTDESTTEAVTDESTTEAVTDESTTEAVTDESTTEAVTEENTTEAVTDESTTEAVTDESTTEAVTDESTTEAVTDESTTEAVTDESTTEAVTDESTTKAVTDESTTEAVTDESTTEAVTDESTTEAVTDEITTEAVTDESTTEAVTDESTTEAVTDESTTEAVTDESTTEAVTDESTTEAVTDESTTEAVTDESTTEAVTDESTTEAVTDESTTESVTDESTTEAVTDESTTEAVTDESTTEAVTDESTTEAVTDESTTEAVTDESTTEAVTDESTTEAVTDESTTEAVTDESTTEAVTDESTTEAVTDESTTEAVTDESTTEAVSDESTTEAVTEENTTEAVTDESTTEAVTVESTTEAVTDESTTEAVTDESTTEAVTDESTTEAVTDESTTEAVTDESTTEAVTDESTTEAVTDESTTEAVTDESTTEAVTDESTTEAVTDESTTEAVTDESTTEAVIEENTTEAVTDESTTEAVTDESTTEAVTDESTTEAVTDESTTEAVTDESTTEAVTDESTTEAVTDESTTEAVTDESTTEAVTDESTTEAVTEENTTEAVTDESTTEAVTDESTTEAVTDESTTEAVTEESTTEAVTDESTTEAVTDESTTEAVTDESTTEAVTDESTTEAVTDESTTEAVTDESTTEAVTEENTTEAVTDESTTEAVTDESTTEAVTDESTTEAVTDESTTEAVTDESTTEAVTDESTTEAVTDESTTEAVTDESTTEAVTDESTTEAVTDESTTEAVTDESTTEAVTDESTTEAVTEENTTEAVTDESTTEAVTDESTTEAVTDESTTEAVTDESTTEAVTDESTTEAVTDESTTEAVTDESTTEAVTDESTTEAVTEENTTEAVTDESTTEAVTDESTTEAVTEESTTEAVTDESTTEAVTDESTTEAVTDESTTEAVTDESTTEAVTDESTTEAVTDESTTEAVTDESTTEAVTDESTTEAITDESTTEAVTDESPTEAVTDESTTEAVTDESTTEAVTDESTTEAVTEESTTEAVTEENTTEAVTDESTTEAVTDESTTEAVTDESTTEAVTDESTTEAVTDESTTEAVTDESTTEAVTDESTTEAVTEENTTEAVTDESTTEAVTDESTTEAVTDESTTEAVTVESTTEAVTDESTTEAVTDESTTEAVTDESTTEAVTDESTTEAVTDESTTEAVTDESTTEAVTDESTTEAVTDESTTEAVTEESTTEAVTDESTTEAVTDESTTEAVTDESTTEIVTDESTTETVTDESTTEAVTDESTTEAVTDESTTEAVTDESSSSFWTPLTISLVATGSIIALVIIILISYWCGKRRQKKRVAEMLYMDIEEMPRTVFVPRVRSVYSESMTSSIRYARDY, translated from the exons ATGATTCCAATGGAGCGTATTCTCGTAGTTTTAGTTGTTTCCCTTCCGTTTATTTATGGAGATGAGTGCATATCGTATAATTTCGAAGAAGATTTCGAAGTGTTTGACCCCACCTTGGGAAATGTTTGCTcagtaacaaataataattggaTATTAATACCTTATAGTTCCGTGTCTATACCACGTCCTGATCCTAGAAGcgaattatatataacatcgATCGCACCTAGCAGCTGTGTGTCATCGTTTTTCTTTGATGTTGAAAATGGTGGTGTAGTCGAAGTTTCCGTTTACATGATTTTCAATGACTTCCTGACTATTGGAATATATAACGAAGCGAACCAACTAGTAGTCAGTTGGACAAGTTTTGATAATGCGATAAATGTGAATTCATGGGAGACTATAAGACTTACCCTGAATACACAAGTAGTGGGAACATTTCGTggttat TTATCGATATTCGCGACAGTGACAGTAAGCGAAACAATTTTCATTGATGCCTTTCGATATATTCCTCCAAGTCTTGATGAAAATGATATAGAATGTCCAATTTATGAGGATGACGTTCAAACGACAGAAGCTGTTactgatgagagcactacagaagctgtgACTGACGAAAGCACAACAGAAGCTGTAACTGATGAaagcactacagaagctgtcACTGACGAAAGCACAACAGAAGCTGTGactgatgagagcactacagaagctgtcACAGAAGAGAGCACCACAGAAGCTGTGactgatgagagcactacagaagctgttACTGAcgagagcactacagaagctgtgactgatgagagcactacagaagctgtcactgatgagagcactacagaagctgtgactgatgagagcactacagaagctgtgactgatgagagcactacagaagctgtcactgatgagagcactacagaagctgtgactgatgagagcactacagaagctgtgactgatgagagcactacagaagctgttACTGACGAAAGCACAACAGAAGCTGTAactgatgagagcactacagaaACTGTTACTGACGAAAGCACAACAGAAGCTGTAACTGATGAAAGCACAACAGAAGCAGTTactgatgagagcactacagaagctgtcACTGAAGAGAGCACCACAGAAGCTGTGACTGAGGAcagcactacagaagctgttactgatgagagcactacagaagctgttACTGATGtgagcactacagaagctgtcACTGAAGAGAGCACCACAGAAGCTGTGACTGAggagagcactacagaagctgtgACTGATGAGAGCAGTACAGAAGCTGTCactgatgagagcactacagaagctgtgactgatgagagcactacagaagctgtcACTGAagagagcactacagaagcagTGACTGAcgagagcactacagaagcagTTACTGATAAGGgcactacagaagctgtgactgatgaaagcactacagaagctgtcACTGAAGAGAGCACCACTGAATCTGTGactgatgagagcactacagaagctgtcACTGAAGAGAGCACCACAGAAGCTGTGACTGAggagagcactacagaagctgttactgatgagagcactacagaTGCTGTGACTGACGAAAGCACAACAGAAGCTGTAactgatgagagcactacagaagcagtgactgatgagagcactacagaagcagttactgatgagagcactacagaagctgttACTGACGAAAACACAACAGAAGCTGTAactgatgagagcactacagaaACTGTTACTGACGAAAGCACAACAGAAGCTGTAACTGATGAAAGCACAACAGAAGCAGTTactgatgagagcactacagaagctgtcACTGAAGAGAGCACCACAGAAGCTGTGACTGAggagagcactacagaagctgttactgatgagagcactacagaagctgttACTGATAtgagcactacagaagctgtcACTGAAGAGAGCACCACAGAAGCTGTGACTGAggagagcactacagaagctgtgCCTGATGAGAGCAGTACAGAAGCTGTCactgatgagagcactacagaagctgtgactgatgagagcactacagaagctgtcACTGACGAAAGCACAACAGAAGCAGTTACTGATGAAAGCACAACAGAAGCAGTTACTGATGAAAGCACAACAGAAGCAGTTACTGATGAAAGCACAACAGAAGCAGTTACTGATGAGAGCCCTACAGAAGCTGTGACTGACGAAAGCACAACAGAAGCTGTGactgatgagagcactacagaagcagttactgatgagagcacaacagaagctgtgactgaagaaagcactacagaagctgtcACTGAAGAGAACACCACAGAAGCTGTTACTGACGAAAGCACAACAGAAGCTGTGactgatgagagcactacagaagctgtcACTGAAGAGAGCACCACAGAAGCTGTGACTGAggagagcactacagaagctgtgactgatgagagcactacagaagctgttactgatgagagcacaacagaagcagttactgatgagagcactacagaagctgtgACTGATGAAACCACAACAGAAGCTGTGactgatgagagcactacagaagcagTTACTGATGAGAGAACTACAGAAGCAGTTACTGATGAGATTACTACAGAAGCAGTTactgatgagagcactacagaagcagttactgatgagagcactacagaagctgttactgatgagagcactacagaagctgtgACAGACGAAAGCACAACAGAAGCTGTAACTGATGAGAGAACAACAGAAGCAGTTACTGATGAAACCACAACAGAAGCAGTTACTGATGAAAGCACAACAGAAGCAGTTactgatgagagcactacagaagctgtgactgacgaaagcacaacagaagctgtgactgatgagagcactacagaagcagttactgatgaaagcactacagaagctgtgactgatgaaagcactacagaagctgtcACGGAAGAGAACACCACAGAAGCTGTTACTGACGAAAGCACAACAGAAGCTGTGACTGATGAGAGCACCACAGAAGCTGTGACTGAggagagcactacagaagctgttactgatgagagcactacagaagctgtgactgatgagagcactacagaagcagttactgatgaaagcactacagaagctgtgACTGACGAAAGCACAACAGAAGCTGTAACTGATGAAAGCACAACAGAAGCAGTTACTGATGAAAGCACAACAGAAGCAGTTACTGATGAAAGCACAACAGAAGCAactgatgagagcactacagaagctgtcactgatgagagcactacagaagcagTGACTGATGAGAGCACAACAGAAGCAGTTACTGATGAGAGCCCTACAGAAGCTGTGACTGACGAAAGCACAACAGAAGCTGTGactgatgagagcactacagaagcagttactgatgagagcactacagaagctgtgactgaagaaagcactacagaagctgtcACTGAAGAGAACACCACAGAAGCTGTTACTGACGAAAGCACAACAGAAGCTATGactgatgagagcactacagaagctgtcACTGAAGAGAGCACCACAGAAGCTGTGACTGAggagagcactacagaagctgtgactgatgagagcactacagaagctgttactgatgagagcacaacagaagcagttactgatgagagcactacagaagctgtgACTGATGAAACCACAACAGAAGCTGTGactgatgagagcactacagaagcagTTACTGATGAGAGAACTACAGAAGCAGTTACTGATGAGATTACTACAGAAGCAGTTactgatgagagcactacagaagctgttactgatgagagcactacagaagctgtgACAGACGAAAGCACAACAGAAGCTGTAactgatgagagcactacagaagcagtgactgatgagagcactacagaagcagttactgatgatagcactacagaagctgtgACTGACGAAAGCACAACAGAAGCTGTAACTGATGAAAGCACAACAGAAGCAGTTACTGATGAAAGCACAACAGAAGCAGTTACTGATGAAAGCACAACAGAAGCAGTTactgatgagagcactacagaagctgtgactgacgaaagcacaacagaagctgtgactgatgagagcaccacagaagctgtgactgaggagagcactacagaagctgttactgatgagagcactacagaagcagtgactgatgagagcactacagaagcagTTACTGATGAGAGTACAACAGAAGCAGTTACTGATGAAAGCACAACAGAAGCAGATACTGATGAGAGTACTACAGAAGCTGTGACTGACGAAAGCACAACAGAAGCTGTGactgatgagagcactacagaagcagttactgatgagagcactacagaagctgtgactgatgaaagcactacagaagctgtcACTGAAGAGAACACCACAGAAGCTGTTACTGACGAAAGCACAACAGAAGCTGTGACTGATGAGAGCACCACAGAAGCTGTGACTGAggagagcactacagaagctgttactgatgagagcactacagaagctgtgactgacgaaagcacaacagaagctgtaactgatgagagcactacagaagcagtgactgatgagagcactacagaagcagTTACTGATGAAAGCACAACAGAAGCAGTTACTGATGAAAGCACAACAGAAGCAGTTACTGATGAAAGCACAACAGAAGCAGTTACTGATGAGAGCCCTACAGAAGCTGTGACTGACGAAAGCACAACAGAAGCTGTGactgatgagagcactacagaagctgtgactgaagaaagcactacagaagctgtcACTGAAGAGAACACCACAGAAGCTGTTACTGACGAAAGCACAACAGAAGCTGTGactgatgagagcactacagaagctgtcACTGAAGAGAGCACCACAGAAGCTGTGACTGAggagagcactacagaagctgtgactgatgagagcactacagaagctgttactgatgagagcacaacagaagcagttactgatgagagcactacagaagctgtgACTGATGATACCACAACAGAAGCTGTGactgatgagagcactacagaagcagTTACTGATGAGAGAACTACAGAAGCAGTTACTGATGAGATTACTACAGAAGCAGTTactgatgagagcactacagaagctgttactgatgagagcactacagaagctgtgACAGACGAAAGCACAACAGAAGCTGTAactgatgagagcactacagaagcagtgactgatgagagcactacagaagcagttactgatgaaagcactacagaagctgtgACTGACGAAAGTACAACAGAAGCTGTAactgatgagagcactacagaagctgttactgatgagagcactacagaaTCTGTGACAGACGAAAGCACAACAGAAGCTGTAactgatgagagcactacagaagcagtgactgatgagagcactacagaagcagttactgatgaaagcactacagaagctgtgACTGACGAAAGCACAACAGAAGCTGTAACTGATAAAAGCACAACAGAAGCAGTTACTGATGAAAGCACAACAGAAGCAGTTACTGATGAAAGCACCACAGAAGCAGTTactgatgagagcactacagaagctgtgactgacgaaagcacaacagaagctgtgactgatgagagcactacagaagcagttactgatgagagcactacagaagctgtgactgatgaaagcactacagaagctgtcACTGAAGAGAACACCACAGAAGCTGTTACTGACGAAAGCACAACAGAAGCTGTGactgatgagagcactacagaagctgttactgatgagagcactacagaagcagtgactgatgagagcactacagaagcagttactgatgaaagcactacagaagctgtgACTGACGAAAGCACAACAAAAGCAGTTACTGATGAAAGCACAACAGAAGCAGTTACTGATGAAAGCACAACAGAAGCAGTTactgatgagagcactacagaagcagTTACTGATGAGATTACTACAGAAGCAGTTactgatgagagcactacagaagctgttactgatgagagcactacagaagctgtgACAGACGAAAGCACAACAGAAGCTGTAactgatgagagcactacagaagcagtgactgatgagagcactacagaagcagttactgatgaaagcactacagaagctgtgactgacgaaagcacaacagaagctgtaactgatgagagcactacagaagctgttactgatgagagcactacagaaTCTGTGACAGACGAAAGCACAACAGAAGCTGTAactgatgagagcactacagaagcagtgactgatgagagcactacagaagcagttactgatgaaagcactacagaagctgtgACTGACGAAAGCACAACAGAAGCTGTAACTGATGAAAGCACAACAGAAGCAGTTACTGATGAAAGCACAACAGAAGCAGTTACTGATGAAAGCACCACAGAAGCAGTTactgatgagagcactacagaagctgtgactgacgaaagcacaacagaagctgtgactgatgagagcactacagaagcagttactgatgagagcactacagaagctgtgAGTGATGAaagcactacagaagctgtcACTGAAGAGAACACCACAGAAGCTGTGACTGACGAAAGCACAACAGAAGCTGTAACTGTtgagagcactacagaagcagtgactgatgagagcactacagaagcagtgactgatgagagcactacagaagcagttactgatgaaagcactacagaagctgtgactgacgaaagcacaacagaagcagttactgatgaaagcacaacagaagcagttactgatgaaagcacaacagaagcagttactgatgagagcactacagaagctgtgactgacgaaagcacaacagaagctgtgactgatgagagcactacagaagcagttactgatgagagcactacagaagctgtgactgatgaaagcactacagaagctgtcATTGAAGAGAACACCACAGAAGCTGTTACTGACGAAAGCACAACAGAAGCTGTTACTGATGAAAGCACAACAGAAGCAGTTACTGATGAAAGCACAACAGAAGCAGTTACTGATGAAAGCACCACAGAAGCAGTTactgatgagagcactacagaagctgtgactgacgaaagcacaacagaagctgtgactgatgagagcactacagaagcagttactgatgagagcactacagaagctgtgactgatgaaagcactacagaagctgtcACTGAAGAGAACACCACAGAAGCTGTTACTGACGAAAGCACAACAGAAGCTGTGactgatgagagcactacagaagctgttactgatgagagcactacagaagcagTGACTGAagagagcactacagaagcagttactgatgaaagcactacagaagctgtgactgacgaaagcacaacagaagcagttactgatgaaagcacaacagaagcagttactgatgaaagcacaacagaagcagttactgatgagagcactacagaagctgtgactgatgaaagcactacagaagctgtcACTGAAGAGAACACCACAGAAGCTGTTACTGACGAAAGCACAACAGAAGCTGTGactgatgagagcactacagaagctgttactgatgagagcactacagaagcagtgactgatgagagcactacagaagcagttactgatgaaagcactacagaagctgtgactgacgaaagcacaacagaagctgtaactgatgagagcactacagaagctgttactgatgagagcactacagaagctgtgactgacgaaagcacaacagaagctgtgactgatgagagcactacagaagcagttactgatgagagcactacagaagctgtgactgatgaaagcactacagaagctgtcACTGAAGAGAACACCACAGAAGCTGTTACTGACGAAAGCACAACAGAAGCTGTGactgatgagagcactacagaagctgttactgatgagagcactacagaagcagtgactgatgagagcactacagaagctgtgactgacgaaagcacaacagaagctgtaactgatgagagcactacagaagcagttactgatgagagcactacagaagctgtgactgatgaaagcactacagaagctgtcACTGAAGAGAACACCACAGAAGCTGTTACTGACGAAAGCACAACAGAAGCTGTGACTGATGAGAGCACCACAGAAGCTGTGACTGAggagagcactacagaagctgttactgatgagagcactacagaagctgtgactgacgaaagcacaacagaagctgtaactgatgagagcactacagaagcagtgactgatgagagcactacagaagcagttactgatgaaagcactacagaagctgtgACTGACGAAAGCACAACAGAAGCTGTAACTGATGAAAGCACAACAGAAGCAGTTACTGATGAAAGCACAACAGAAGCAATTACTGATGAAAGCACAACAGAAGCAGTTACTGATGAGAGCCCTACAGAAGCTGTGACTGACGAAAGCACAACAGAAGCTGTGactgatgagagcactacagaagcagttactgatgagagcactacagaagctgtgactgaagaaagcactacagaagctgtcACTGAAGAGAACACCACAGAAGCTGTTACTGACGAAAGCACAACAGAAGCTGTGACTGATGAGAGCACAACAGAAGCAGTTactgatgagagcactacagaagctgtgactgacgaaagcacaacagaagctgtgactgatgagagcactacagaagcagttactgatgagagcactacagaagctgtgactgatgaaagcactacagaagctgtcACTGAAGAGAACACCACAGAAGCTGTGACTGATGAGAGCACCACAGAAGCAGTTACTGATGAaagcactacagaagctgtgACTGACGAAAGCACAACAGAAGCTGTAACTGTTGAAAGCACAACAGAAGCAGTTactgatgagagcactacagaagctgtgactgacgaaagcacaacagaagctgtgactgatgagagcactacagaagcagttactgatgagagcactacagaagctgtcactgatgagagcactacagaagcagtgactgatgagagcactacagaagcagttactgatgagagcactacagaagctgtgactgatgagagcactacagaagctgtgactgaggagagcactacagaagcagtgactgatgagagcactacagaagcagttactgatgagagcactacagaagctgtcactgatgagagcactacagaaATTGTCactgatgagagcactacTGAAACTGTGactgatgagagcactacagaagctgttactgatgagagcactacagaagctgtgactgatgagagcactacagaagctgtgACTGATGAGAGCTCATCATCATTCTGGACTCCTTTGACTATTTCTTTGGTGGCAACAGGATCGATTATAGCccttgttataataattttaatatcatattgGTGTGGTAAGAGAAGACAAAAGAAAAGGGTTGCGGAAATGTTGTACATGGATATTGAGGAAATGCCGAGGACTGTATTTGTACCCAGAGTCAGGAGTGTATATTCTGAGTCTATGACGAGTAGCATTCGTTATGCTAGAGACTATTAA
- the LOC128675814 gene encoding uncharacterized protein LOC128675814 has product MQHITRHFLNKYNQPKNITNPCRICKLQVADKSGIQCKGKCACWAHFKCLGYSPQKILDIKDGKISIVCPCPNCDSMKKQQKKDLKPFKPLYPPMGGIYVTPSLRSMQASEPARLAFVKTTLPNKVLRDFGNLEDTAADEVARVDGIPENTTTNEVITTSNKVVRDNGVSANTTPNGVVATPIKVVRDNGISVDKPTEITRDDRLYGNATINRRVRDNGVFINTTLNKVVNDNGLFAHTTPNKVLRDNGVSVNTTTNEEVRDNGLLAYTMTNEVVKDNGVLVNNTRNEVLRENGAKGNEFSVQTTSTYILRGKDFFEPKPNKVYVDNGVLAKTAQDDVANKRVTHNEFSIQTTANKVYRDNGVYVMSTPIERAYNEFSVQTMPNKMLKDGGVLKTTTPNEGVKKKNCLEPEITLNEMLRDNRFYVERAPNKYRNNDFPVKTNASNAYNKPLVQTTQKEMSKNKKKMGEKAKYKVLTYTECSAQTMPKNFKG; this is encoded by the exons ATGCAACACATCACGAGACACTTCCTCAATAAATACAATCAGccgaaaaatataacaaatccatGTAGAATTTGCAAGTTGCAAGTCGCTGACAAAAGTGGTATACAGTGCAAGGGAAAGTGTGCATGTTGGGCACATTTCAAATGCTTAGGCTATTCCCCCCAGAAGATTCTTGACATAAAAGATGGGAAAATCAGCATTGTCTGTCCTTGCCCGAATTGTGATTCGATGAAGAAACAACAGAAGAAGGATCTGAAACCATTCAAACCTTTATATCCACCTATGGGAGGTATTTACGTAACACCATCTTTGCGTTCGATGCAAGCTTCAGAGCCAGCAAg ATTGGCCTTTGTTAAAACGACTCTGCCTAATAAAGTATTAAGGGATTTCGGAAACTTGGAAGATACTGCGGCTGACGAAGTAGCGAGGGTTGACGGAATTCCGGAAAATACTACAACAAATGAAGTAATAACTACGTCGAATAAAGTGGTAAGGGATAATGGAGTTTCGGCAAACACTACGCCGAATGGAGTAGTAGCTACGCCGATTAAAGTGGTAAGGGATAATGGAATTTCGGTAGATAAGCCCACTGAAATAACAAGAGATGACAGACTTTATGGAAATGCTACGATCAATAGAAGAGTAAGGGACAATggagtttttattaatactacGCTGAATAAAGTAGTAAATGATAACGGACTGTTTGCACATACTACACCGAATAAAGTATTAAGGGATAATGGAGTTTCAGTAAATACTACGACAAATGAAGAAGTAAGAGATAACGGACTGCTGGCATATACTATGACAAATGAAGTAGTGAAGGATAACGGagttttagtaaataatacgCGGAATGAAGTATTAAGGGAAAACGGAGCGAAGGGTAACGAATTTTCAGTACAGACTACGTCGACCTATATATTACGGggtaaagatttttttgagCCTAAACCAAATAAAGTATACGTGGATAATGGAGTTTTGGCAAAGACAGCTCAGGATGATGTAGCAAACAAACGCGTAACGCATAATGAATTTTCAATACAGACCACGGCGAACAAAGTATACAGGGATAACGGAGTTTATGTTATGAGTACTCCAATTGAAAGAGCATACAATGAATTTTCGGTACAGACTATGccgaataaaatgttaaaggaTGGCGGAGTTTTAAAAACGACTACGCCTAATGAAGgagtgaagaaaaaaaattgtttggaGCCTGAGATTACTCTGAATGAAATGTTAAGGGACAACAGATTTTATGTAGAACGTGCGCCGAATAAGTATAGGAATAACGATTTTCCAGTAAAAACTAATGCAAGTAATGCATATAACAAACCATTAGTACAGACTACACAGaaagaaatgtcaaaaaataaaaaaaaaatggggGAGAAAGCGAAATACAAAGTTTTAACGTATACCGAATGTTCAGCACAGACAATgccaaaaaattttaaaggataG